The Podospora pseudocomata strain CBS 415.72m chromosome 3, whole genome shotgun sequence genome window below encodes:
- a CDS encoding hypothetical protein (EggNog:ENOG503NY0Y; COG:S) — protein sequence MAPSLTAHTSFTRPRTSDRDHRDGRPVTRDQQDANLVIPSRTSSLHSRITQPIPGQLSAKPQQRTPKTLTHAYMVCGVGREPSQWVKAPTPQQGKIGHMKGAVPQFWLPEILGSSPRLEQDNEIARALHSAMRACFPHDVEICTGRSQPHCVHHAFVLQQDSSHTLYGICLRVWSRADDRRAETIRDLRKRTEPDFYDNPDEQYWIPYCLSFLSRYPLYNLLGDYLRGMWIHWNKATNLFHAEEVSRILSFPAPRLNDLVRIDMKDYALCYQFPSSPTGFQNFAMWPLFCCLSVPNIVGVIEAAISPTRRIIFVSHYPAMLTMAAETVRFCVRVYEWSGLYVPVVHARHAKDLVEEPGPYILGITAECRTLFTAPTDALVVDLDRNFVLTSNPPSALQPNQRTKFITRLTQALNGDVTPSGVPQHLRSAYGGGKLVPAGQIIVMRGQVESIQDPEWWNQDAVMSVMDHVCEKMGRNTGLKAVFGGSVKKPLMTKVSMRHLNEIVRERNQYSRDALEAWQDFINLKGRMDTELGKVNKRNNYLMEECDNWKQQFQRFQAFADTLTKETQDLKVKIETHKRENRRLGSLIDQQKDDAARLANRLAGTEKQRDDALEALVLQQEIAEELERERKRNRKELSTLQTTNTAISRQRDEARRVVLHLRSLISGQHHHMEHLVKTLTSPEELAAEIEAGFAAQDAVDAVEAQAAGESSNDERFLKNLNAASRRISTQAFIDVADRHLKDKTDAIAHIIRNISEQCQAAVEGLQLAHDAEHGRSDSSASRSSRLSKSRRGSNISIARSDDDRSSAATSDVSDDHTLLRPNSGRLSSIPPTPDLVPNRSSTSMSFASTATTPERGSQHYLHGHHDIPTKIVEDDEDDIDGSQSDVHSVPQEAGVVGKHSESLIHRPSGARISALGGLGR from the exons ATGGCGCCCTCTTTAACAGCCCACACTTCCTTCACCCGTCCGAGAACCAGCGACCGTGACCACCGCGACGGACGTCCTGTCACCCGTGATCAGCAAGATGCCAACCTCGTCATCCCGAGCCGCACCTCGTCCCTCCATTCCCGCATTACCCAGCCGATTCCTGGCCAGTTGAGCGCCAAACCTCAGCAGCGCACTCCCAAGACCCTTACTCATGCGTACATGGTCTGTGGTGTCGGCCGGGAGCCTTCGCAATGGGTGAAGGCTCCAACGCCCCAGCAGGGCAAGATTGGCCACATGAAGGGTGCCGTTCCTCAGTTCTGGCTTCCCGAGATTCTTGGGAGCAGTCCCAGGCTCGAGCAGGACAATGAGATTGCTCGTGCTTTGCACTCTGCTATGAGG GCATGCTTCCCCCACGATGTCGAGATTTGCACCGGCAGAAGCCAGCCTCACTGCGTCCACCACGCCTTTGTGCTCCAGCAGGATTCCTCCCACACGCTCTACGGTATCTGCCTGCGGGTGTGGTCCCGCGCCGATGACAGGCGAGCCGAGACGATCCGCGATCTCAGGAAACGCACCGAGCCCGACTTCTACGACAACCCGGACGAGCAGTACTGGATCCCCTACTGCCTTTCGTTCCTCTCCCGCTACCCGCTGTACAACTTGCTCGGCGACTATCTGCGTGGTATGTGGATTCACTGGAACAAGGCTACTAACCTTTTTCACGCCGAGGAGGTTTCCCGAATTCTGAGTTTTCCCGCCCCTCGTCTCAACGATTTGGTTCGCATCGACATGAAGGACTATGCGCTCTGCTACCAGTTTCCTTCTTCGCCCACTGGGTTCCAAAACTTTGCCATGTGGCCCTTGTTCTGCTGTCTCTCGGTTCCCAACATTGTTGGTGTGATCGAGGCTGCCATTTCGCCCACCCGCCGCATCATTTTTGTCAGTCATTACCCAGCCATGCTCACCATGGCTGCCGAGACTGTCAGATTCTGTGTGCGCGTATATGAGTGGAGTGGTCTCTATGTCCCTGTTGTGCATGCTCGCCATGCCAAGGACCTTGTCGAGGAGCCTGGCCCGTACATCCTCGGTATCACTGCTGAGTGCAGAACGCTCTTCACTGCGCCGACAGatgctttggtggtggatctCGACCGCAACTTTGTGCTcacttccaaccccccctctgCGCTCCAGCCTAACCAGCGCACCAAGTTCATCACCCGCCTTACCCAGGCTCTGAATGGTGATGTAACACCATCGGGTGTTCCCCAGCACTTGCGTTCTGCGTACGGTGGCGGCAAGCTTGTCCCCGCGGGTCAGATTATTGTCATGCGTGGACAGGTTGAGTCTATTCAGGACCCTGAATGGTGGAATCAAGATGCCGTCATGTCGGTGATGGACCATGTGTGCGAGAAGATGGGCCGCAACACCGGCCTGAAGGCTGTTTTTGGAGGGTCGGTCAAGAAGCCACTGATGACCAAGGTTTCCATGCGGCACTTGAACGAGATTGTCCGTGAACGTAACCAGTACTCACGCGACGCGTTGGAGGCCTGGCAGGATTTTATCAACCTTAAGGGGCGGATGGACACCGAACTCGGCAAGGTCAACAAGCGGAACAACTACCTTATGGAGGAGTGCGACAATTGGAAGCAGCAGTTCCAGCGTTTCCAGGCCTTTGCTgacaccctcaccaaggAGACCCAAGATCTCAAGGTCAAGATTGAGACGCACAAACGCGAGAACCGTCGCCTGGGCAGTCTTATTGATCAGCAAAAGGACGACGCCGCTCGTCTTGCCAATCGTCTGGCTGGCACCGAGAAGCAGCGTGACGATGCTCTTGAGGCTCTTGTCCTCCAGCAGGAGATTgccgaggagcttgagcGCGAGCGTAAGAGGAATCGCAAGGAGCTGTCAACGCTCCAGACCACCAACACGGCCATCTCAAGACAGCGTGACGAAGCCCGCCGTGTTGTGCTTCACCTGCGTAGCTTGATTTCTggccaacatcaccacatgGAGCACCTCGTCAAGACTCTGACGTCTCCCGAGGAGCTCGCTGCTGAGATTGAGGCTGGCTTTGCTGCGCAAGACGCCGTTGATGCGGTTGAAG CCCAAGCTGCTGGCGAGTCTAGCAATGACGAGCGGTTCCTCAAGAACCTGAATGCTGCTAGCAGACGAATCTCTACGCAAGCATTCATCGACGTGGCGGATCGGCacctcaaggacaagacCGATGCCATCGCCCATATCATCCGGAACATTTCGGAACAGTGTCAGGCCGCTGTTGAAGGCCTCCAACTTGCACATGACGCGGAGCACGGGAGGTCGGATTCTTCGGCCTCCCGTTCTTCGCGGTTGTCGAAAAGTCGCCGAGGGAGTAATATCTCCATCGCCCGGTCCGACGACGATCGCAGCTCGGCGGCAACGTCCGATGTCAGTGATGACCATACCCTCCTCCGACCGAACAGCGGGCGGCTCTCTAGCATCCCACCCACACCGGATCTCGTTCCCAACCGCAGCAGCACTAGCATGTCTTTCGCTAGCACGGCCACGACCCCTGAGCGAGGCTCTCAGCACTACCTCCACGGACACCATGACATCCCCACCAAGATcgtcgaggacgacgaggacgatatCGACGGATCTCAGTCTGATGTCCACTCCGTCCCCCAGGAAGCGGGAGTCGTGGGCAAGCACTCGGAGAGCCTGATCCACAGGCCTTCTGGTGCCCGCATCAGCGCCCTTGGCGGCCTCGGTCGCTAA
- a CDS encoding hypothetical protein (EggNog:ENOG503PA9G; COG:S), which translates to MNKLFGSGKPPVPTVDTDRVVPLHFFESGPLVQGNNMAVSLVFDDVLEPEKLKQALEGLVKREGWQRLGGRLRKNPTTGAIEWHIPTVFSADRPIINYAHVDHGVPAAQHPAASRIPQPSTRPAVVADPDDLADLAFEPGYRPGGISDYLTSDMPVLGLRVNSFTDKTIAVLQWQHVAFDALGMQYVIEGWSNMLWGKEHEIPTPCGLDSDPFEALAKGTRQPTEPHLLMDKKVGIGGMLKWGLGYGFDMLARAKENRMVCIPQSYWKTQMEKAIEELRAEATEKGEDPSKVFLTEGDILTAWTMKSVVGPQDMDPNRTVAGSIAMSLRKAFEGDLIPEASKSPYVGNAFGWGNVLVTAGDVNTKPLSWLARQVRRAINEQGTRAQHEAYYAMVREGPGLPIVIFGDGGMAQIGFSNWSKAGLFNLDFAPARKVQKPGVPCRPSYVQENHGPIKPVDGFFAFGKDEKGNYWTSAYKVKGQWDKLDEYLVKEHEKGA; encoded by the coding sequence ATGAACAAACTATTCGGTAGCGGGAAGCCACCCGTCCCAACGGTCGATACCGACCGGGTGGTGCCGCTCCATTTCTTCGAGAGCGGCCCGCTGGTGCAGGGCAACAACATGGCCGTATCTCTTGTGTTCGACGATGTGTTGGAGCCAGAAAAGTTGAAGCAAGCCCTCGAGGGTCTTGTGAAGAGGGAAGGCTGGCAGAGACTTGGAGGACGTCTCCGGAAGAACCCAACAACCGGAGCGATCGAGTGGCATATCCCTACTGTCTTCTCAGCTGACcgtcccatcatcaactacGCCCATGTCGATCACGGAGTCCCCGCCGCCCAGCACCCAGCTGCCTCGCGAATCCCGCAACCGTCCACTAGGCCGGCGGTTGTCGCGGACCCTGACGACCTCGCTGATTTGGCTTTCGAGCCTGGTTACAGGCCCGGCGGCATCAGCGATTATCTCACTTCTGACATGCCCGTCCTAGGTCTGCGTGTCAACTCTTTCACCGACAAAACCATTGCCGTTCTCCAATGGCAGCATGTTGCCTTCGATGCGTTGGGTATGCAATATGTCATCGAGGGCTGGAGCAACATGCTCTGGGGCAAGGAGCACGAGATTCCCACACCCTGCGGTTTGGACAGCGACCCGTTCGAGGCTTTGGCTAAAGGAACCCGACAGCCAACAGAGCCCCATCTGTTGATGGACAAGAAGGTTGGAATTGGCGGTATGCTCAAATGGGGTCTCGGATATGGCTTCGATATGTTGGCACGGGCCAAGGAAAACCGCATGGTGTGCATTCCGCAATCGTATTGGAAGACGCAGATGGAGAAAGCAATCGAGGAGCTCCGGGCTGAAGCAACCGAAAAGGGCGAGGACCCATCCAAGGTCTTCCTGACTGAAGGCGACATCCTCACTGCCTGGACGATGAAGTCAGTTGTCGGGCCCCAGGACATGGACCCCAACAGGACAGTGGCTGGATCCATTGCCATGTCGCTCCGTAAGGCATTCGAAGGTGACCTGATCCCTGAGGCATCCAAGAGTCCCTATGTCGGCAATGCTTTCGGTTGGGGCAACGTTCTCGTCACTGCTGGTGacgtcaacaccaagcccCTCAGTTGGCTCGCGAGACAAGTGCGGCGGGCCATCAACGAACAAGGCACCCGGGCTCAGCACGAGGCCTACTACGCCATGGTGCGTGAAGGGCCTGGTCTCCCAATTGTCATCTTTGGCGACGGCGGCATGGCCCAGATTGGCTTCTCCAACTGGTCCAAGGCGGGCTTGTTCAACCTCGACTTTGCTCCTGCTCGCAAGGTGCAGAAGCCAGGTGTACCATGTCGGCCTTCATACGTTCAGGAGAACCACGGTCCCATCAAGCCTGTCGATGGTTTCTTTGCGTTTGggaaggatgagaagggtAACTACTGGACGTCAGCGTACAAGGTTAAGGGCCAGTGGGACAAGCTGGATGAGTACCTTGTCAAGGAGCATGAGAAGGGCGCCTAA
- the PRN1 gene encoding RNA pol II transcription cofactor (EggNog:ENOG503NW75; COG:S), which produces MKTFSWISSLAVVLVSVLFAYFYTTNLAFELEHIKNIDIPVSLDILRDNIKNYLNLTSATPSSDISSPPPTTTTVITPAQLATMSRITLPRRILKTLLAKQQSEGAGATVRRSIGTPSLRSLNPFLMLDHFSVSPGAGFPDHPHRGQETITYLLTGGMDHEDFAGNRGTLNPGDLQFMTAGKGIMHAEMPRQNPDGSPNIGLQLWVDLPKELKYCEPRYRDLKAEEIPTVITEDGKVKIKVISGKSYGVESLKDLAYTPVVFYDVEVQPGGKIEQEVPQGWQGFAYILEGADVTFSDGQQEEKKVSQWHNVVFGNGKEEDGVVARVEETETKPGRFVLVAGQMMDQPVVQYGPFVLNSQEEVYQAFVDYQSHTNGFERAKGWRSEIGKSMVH; this is translated from the coding sequence ATGAAGACTTTTTCTTGGATATCTTCACTCGCGGTTGTGCTCGTCAGTGTGCTTTTTGCTTACTTTTATACTACCAACCTAGCCTTTGAGCTTGAGCACATCAAAAACATTGACATCCCTGTCTCGTTGGACATCCTCAGAGACAACATCAAGAACTACTTGAACCTCACCTCTGCCACCCCCTCATCAGACatatcctcaccaccacccaccaccaccaccgtcatcacACCAGCCCAGCTAGCAACAATGTCCcgcatcaccctcccccgccgcaTCCTCAAAACCCTCCTCGCAAAGCAGCAGTCCGAAGGCGCAGGCGCCACAGTCCGCCGCTCCAtcggcaccccctccctccgctccctcAATCCCTTCCTCATGCTCGACCACTTCTCCGTCTCCCCCGGCGCCGGCTTCCCAGACCACCCCCACCGCGGCCAAGAAACAATAAcctacctcctcaccggcgGCATGGACCACGAAGACTTCGCCGGGAACCGTGGCACCCTCAACCCGGGCGACCTCCAGTTCATGACCGCCGGCAAAGGCATCATGCACGCCGAGATGCCCCGCCAAAACCCCGACGGCTCCCCCAACATCGGCCTGCAGCTCTGGGTTGACCTCCCAAAGGAACTAAAATACTGTGAGCCACGGTATCGGGATCTCAAAGCGGAGGAGATACCCACCGTCATCACCGAAGATGGCAAAGTCAAGATCAAGGTTATTTCCGGCAAGTCGTACGGTGTCGAGTCCCTCAAAGATCTAGCGTACACACCCGTGGTGTTCTATGACGTGGAGGTCCAACCGGGGGGGAAGATCGAGCAGGAGGTTCCTCAGGGGTGGCAAGGGTTCGCTTATATTCTCGAGGGGGCAGACGTCACTTTCAGTGACGggcagcaagaagagaagaaagtcTCACAGTGGCACAACGTCGTTTTTGGCAAcggaaaagaggaggatggggttgttgcacgggtggaggagaccGAGACAAAACCGGGGAGGTTCGTCCTGGTTGCCGGGCAGATGATGGATCAACCTGTTGTGCAGTATGGTCCTTTTGTGCTCAACAGCCAGGAGGAGGTCTACCAGGCGTTTGTCGACTACCAGAGCCACACCAACGGGTTCGAGAGGGcaaaggggtggaggagtgAGATTGGGAAGAGTATGGTTCATTAG
- a CDS encoding hypothetical protein (EggNog:ENOG503P2NQ) yields MDPSLLPEPTQDIGQLGAPYNDLQIGTMVAFGITYFMATFFLACRYFQAIKIVKNVEIDLIILTLCYGLALAYFITMVKLMDYGWARHMTEIFASNWMNLLEFNNKLLPNTLIYLITPAVTKMAMLTVLFKINPSVTYRICVVVIGVCIFAYTLVLTYLTGGPCTPLKGDETIKCLMNVAISQSVLNIASDIAVILLPIPTIISLQLSFKQKLSVGGILALGSAVVICSIARLPYSISLGSSDDLSWEEGILGIWSIVEVNIGIVCGCAMRLKKLVTAYLPRMGWNSSQKKSTPYGSSWGGTTAAGSKGGNKTFDEANGLKGDYQLHSVQKGGLEAGSTDTILK; encoded by the exons ATGGATCCCAGTCTCCTCCCAGAACCGACCCAGGATATTGGGCAGTTGGGTGCCCCGTACAATGACCTTCAAATCGGCACAATGGTCGCCTTTGGGATAACATACTTCATGGCGACATTCTTCCTGGCTTGCCGATATTTCCAGGCCATCAAGATAGTAAAGAACGTCGAGATCGATTTGA TCATCTTGACACTATGTTATGGCCTTGCACTAGCCTACTTCATCACCATGGTTAAGCTGATGGACTATGGGTGGGCGCGACACATGACGGAGATCTTTGCGTCCAACTGGATGAACCTCCTCGagttcaacaacaagctgctCCCCAACACGCTTATCTATCTCATCACACCGGCTGTGACCAAGATGGCCATGTTGACTGTCTTGTTCAAGATCAATCCTTCGGTCACATACCGTATCTGCGTTGTGGTTATTGGAGTATGCATTTTTGCCTACACTTTGGTGCTGACCTACCTGACCGGAGGGCCCTGCACGCCGCTCAAGGGTGACGAGACGATCAAGTGCTTGATGAACGTTGCCATTTCGCAGTCAGTGTTGAACATTGCGTCTGACATTGCCGTCATCTTgcttcccattcccaccatTATCAGCTTGCAGCTGAGCTTCAAGCAGAAGTTATCTGTAGGAGGTATTTTGGCTCTGGGCTCTGC TGTCGTCATCTGCTCCATTGCGCGCCTGCCCTATTCCATCTCCCTCGGGTCATCAGATGATCTCTCCTGGGAAGAAGGCATTCTCGGCATCTGGTCCATCGTGGAGGTTAACATCGGCATCGTCTGCGGCTGCGCCATGAGACTCAAGAAGCTTGTCACGGCCTACCTGCCCAGAATGGGCTGGAACAGCTCGCAAAAGAAGTCGACGCCGTACGGCAGTTCATGGGGTGGCACCACTGCTGCGGGGTCAAAAGGTGGAAACAAGACTTTTGACGAGGCAAACGGTTTAAAGGGTGATTACCAATTACACAGCGTGCAGAAGGGTGGTCTTGAAGCCGGGAGCACGGATACGATTCTGAAATAA
- a CDS encoding hypothetical protein (COG:S; EggNog:ENOG503Q3BU), with protein MADSSLLTDLCTICHAEPPKYTCPRCKAQTCSLACSKKHKTRASCDGVRNPREYMPIHELRTPRGIDHDFNFLSSIERERLRAEQDIVEVRRLMDAKELHPPTPAEEQKLFRKVWDGDRLSFEPVENNTQHNVIVAQLRRRLRNLDIEVVYMPKGMSRQRENKTSWNKRTNAINFQVEWLIYDSSSQQKPLKVLYKALENIPLYSALTNTVIWHNGQLDRLVREADPEYDERNPLKKPKAEYIPVTIQGQSTPAWSSAPYCFQNPLDSTWFSFSSAPSVESTPEEQYHKYSFYLKKATKEAPNSRTLIPLSPDSNLKDALSGRTVVEFPTIVAIQPGCPLPPLHEIGDWMPRPPPPPPAPKPVNEKKRTLEKGPRGRGGRGGGRGGKRVKFEKGQDTRGVEEEESSSDEEGQIDEDEGVEMEDRGQGIRIDKDENGVLKVDLGTGGMVNMDDVARAMAMDQERWEEEKEKERKTVKLPGGGCLVDYGSDDD; from the coding sequence ATGGCCGACTCCTCATTGCTCACCGACCTGTGCACTATCTGCCACGCCGAACCCCCGAAATATACCTGCCCGCGATGCAAAGCCCAGACCTGCTCTCTCGCCTGCAGCAAGAAACACAAGACTCGCGCCAGCTGCGATGGCGTCCGCAATCCACGAGAATACATGCCAATCCACGAACTGCGCACCCCTAGGGGTATTGATCACGACTTCAACTTCCTCTCATCCATCGAGCGCGAACGTCTGCGTGCCGAGCAAGACATCGTCGAGGTCCGCCGGCTGATGGACGCCAAAGAACtacacccaccaaccccagcagAAGAACAAAAGCTTTTTCGCAAAGTATGGGACGGTGACAGGTTAAGCTTTGAGCCTGTAGAGAACAATACCCAGCACAATGTCATCGTGGCCCAACTGCGCCGCCGGCTGAGAAACCTCGACATTGAGGTGGTGTACATGCCCAAGGGGATGAGCCGGCAGCGGGAGAATAAAACGTCGTGGAATAAGAGGACCAATGCGATAAACTTCCAGGTCGAGTGGTTGATTTATGATTCTTCGTCGCAGCAGAAGCCATTGAAGGTGCTGTATAAGGCGCTGGAGAATATACCGCTTTATTCGGCGTTGACCAATACCGTTATTTGGCATAACGGGCAGCTGGATCGTCTTGTGCGCGAGGCAGATCCGGAATATGATGAGAGGAACCCGTTGAAGAAGCCGAAGGCGGAATACATCCCCGTTACGATTCAAGGCCAGTCTACCCCAGCGTGGTCATCAGCACCATACTGCTTCCAGAACCCGCTGGACTCAACCTGGTTTTCGTTCTCGTCGGCACCCTCTGTTGAGTCGACACCAGAAGAACAATACCATAAATACAGCTTTTACCTAAAGAAAGCCACGAAAGAGGCGCCCAACAGCAGGACTTTGATCCCGCTCTCCCCGGACAGCAATTTGAAAGATGCGCTGTCCGGAAGAACAGTAGTTGAATTCCCTACGATTGTCGCCATTCAACCTGGCTGCCCCCTCCCACCGTTACACGAAATAGGGGACTGGATGCCCCgtcccccaccgccaccgccggcaccCAAGCCTGTgaacgaaaagaaaagaacgCTTGAGAAGGGTCctagagggaggggtggtcgaggcggcgggaggggtgggaagagggttAAGTTTGAGAAGGGGCAGGATACgaggggtgttgaggaggaagaaagtAGCTCcgacgaggaggggcagattgatgaggatgagggtgtggagatggaggatagGGGGCAAGGGATCAGGATTGATAAGGATGAGAATGGGGTTTTGAAGGTAGATttggggacgggggggatggtgaatatggatgatgtggcgagggcgatggcgatggatcaagagaggtgggaggaggagaaggagaaggagaggaaaacGGTGAAGTTGCCgggtggggggtgtttggTTGATTACGGGAGTGATGACGATTGA